The window TGAAGTCCATAACTTGCGACAGGGGATCGGAGTTTGCCAGCTGGGCCAGTATAGAAAAACGGCTCAATTGTGATATCTATTTTGCCGATCCATATTGTGCCTGGCAAAAGGGATCCAATGAAAACAGCAATGGGTTGCTCAGGGAATTTTACCCTAAAGGGCGCAATCTTTCCCGTGTCGCGCCGGCTACGCTACAACGAAACCTGGCGCTTATCAACGCCAGGCCTCGTAAGGTTCTTAAATTTCGTTCTGCTCAGTTTCTGTGGGACCTCGAAATCCAAAACTGTTGCACTTAGTTTGACAAATCACTCGTCCCGGCGCAGATCCGTCGTCCGCGTTTGCGCGCTAAGGCCGCGTCATCCCGCGGGAAATGACCATGCTCTCAACCGCCGTCACCTCGGCGCGCCATATCCCCGCGTCATCTCGCCGGAAATGGCATATGTCAAACGCTCTGCATTTGGCCATTTCCGATCAGAGATCTGCGGAGGGCCCGCCAGCCCTTTCATTGCTCCGGCAAAGCCGGAGAGGGCTGGTGGGAGGGGCCGTATCGCGGGGCAGGCGAGAGGTATGGGAGAGCGTAAATGCTTCGATCGGGCGTCATCCCGGCGGAAATGGCCATATATCAAGCGCTTTAGCGCTCGGCCATTTCCGGGAAGGGATCGGGGTCCCCGGCGAAAAAGGTTTCGCCGGGGTGTAATTCGGGCGGGACCCGTTTGCCCGTTCATTGCTCTGTCGCAGACAGAGGGGCAAATGGGGAGGACCCGGTCCTCGGGGCAAGCGAATGAAGCAGACATACGCAGGTGCCACCCCGCGTCATCTCGGCGCGGCCGGCCATATGTCAGACGCCTTGGCGTCCTGCCGGCCGCGCCGAGATGACGTTGTTGTTGAACGGGACAGATCGCCCGGTCCCCTTGGCGCCATCTGCTATAAATAATAATCATTACATCAGCCCCGGGCCCGTTTTTTTCCGGCGGCGGCTCTTTTTTTGTTGCCAAATCCCCTCCGGCAGGTGTATAATAAAATAAATACATTCTTTTTGGAGAGACGTAACATGGCCATCAGAGTAACTGTGTGGAACGAATACAGACACGAAAGAAACCTGGACCATCCCATCGGCAAGCTGTATCCTCAGGGCATACACGGCTGCATAGCGGATTTTCTGAACAAGTCGGATGACATAGTGGCCCGGACCGCCACCCTGGACGAGCCGGAGCACGGCCTCACCGACGAGGTGCTGGACAACACCGACGTGCTCACCTGGTGGGGTCACATGGCCCACAGCGAGGTGTCCGACGCCATCGTGGACAAGGTGCAGAATCGGGTCCTCAATGGCATGGGCATCATACTCCTGCACTCCGCCCATTTTTCCAAGATATTCCGGCGGCTCATGGGCACCAGCTGCGGCCTTCGGTGGAGAGAGCTGCCTAACGAGCACGAAAGAGTCTGGGTCATCGACCCCTCCCATCCCATAGCCGAAGGTCTGGGCGAGAGCTTTGTGGTGCCCCACACCGAGATGTACGGCGAGCACTTTGACATCCCCAACCCGGAGGCCACGGTGTTCATATCCTGGTACAGCGGAGGCGAAGTGTTCCGCAGCGGCTGCACCTGGCACAGAGGCAAGGGCAAGGTGTTCTACTTCTCCCCCGGCCACGAATCCTGCCCCATCTACAAGCAGCCGGAGGTGCAGCAGGTGATCACCAACGCCGTCCGCTGGGCGGCTCCCGCCAAAAACAGCGTGTTCCCCATGACGGCCTCGGTCCACGCAGCCAATCCCCCCGAGCCCGTCAAATAAATATCACAAGGAAGCCCGCGCGGCTTCCTTTTTTCTGTTTTTTGACTATTTTTTTCCTGCCTACTATGAAAACGACCCGTGATTAATGTATAATATAAGTAGTATTATTAAAAATCGGGTCTCATAATGATTTTTCAAAAAGTGCCTTTGGCGCTGGATATCACGAACCTTCTTCCCTTTGTCTCTATGGAGGAGCTGTGCCGGAGAGAGCCTGCGGTGAGCTTGTGTGACAGGCAGCTGCGGGAGGGCTCCTGCCCCGGCAGCGCCTTCACCGGATGGCTGGACCCGGGGTCCATTCTCGGGCCCGGAGAGGCGGACAAAATCAGGGAAAAAGCAGAGTATTTAAGGAACAATAGCGACGTTTTGTTAGTTATAGGAATAGGAGGGTCCTATTTAGGGGCCCGAGCCGTAACAGACGCTATTCTTCCGTCCTCTGACAGAGTGGTATTCGCGGGGCAGAACATTTCGGCAGCCTACGCAGAGTCGCTCAAGGCCCGGCTGAAGGACAAAAAGGTAGCCGTCAACGTTATCTCCAAGTCGGGGACCACCACCGAGCCCGCCATAGCCCTCAGGCTGTTTGAGGACCTGGTGACGGATACGTCCCTGATGGCTGTCACCACCGACAGACGGAAAGGCGCTTTGCTGGACTACGCCAAAGCCAAAGGCATCGACACCTTTGTCGTTCCGGACGACATAGGCGGCAGATATTCGGTACTGTCGGCGGTAGGTCTTTTGCCCATAGCATACTCGGGCATAGACGTCTGCGCTCTCACCGAGGGCGCCAGGGCGGCGGCGGAAGCCTTCGGCAAGGCGCCGTTTGACAAGAACCCTGCCCTTATCTACGCTGCCGCAAGACACGCGCTGATGCTGAAGGGCTGCGATATAGAGATCATGTCCGCCTTTGAGCCCAGACTCTTCTACTTTGCCGAGTGGTGGAAACAGCTCTTCGGCGAGAGCCAGGGCAAGGACGGCTGCGGGATATTCCCCGCCAGCTGCATGTTCTCCACCGATCTGCACTCCCTGGGGCAGTATATCCAGCAAGGGCGGCGAGATCTGTTTGAGACCTTTGTCATGATAGACGGGGATGATTCCGGGCCGGAAGTCCCTTACAAGGACGACAACACAGACAATATGAACTACCTGGCGGGCAAGCGGCTCTCCTGGGTCAACAGCATGGCCTACGAGGCCACGGCCAGGGCCCACACCGACGGGGGCGTGCCAAACCTGACAGTGTATATCGCCCGGGCCGACGAAGCCTCCGTAGGGTCGCTGATATACTTTTACGAGCTGTCCTGCGCCATCTCCTGCCTGCTGACGGGGGTCAACCCCTTCGATCAGCCGGGAGTGGAGGCCTACAAGCAGTATATGTTCAGGCTGCTGGGCAAGCCGGGCTACGAGCCCATGAAGCCTGACAGGGAATCGAGGACCGTCGTCAGCCTCTGATGGTCATCGGCGTCACCGGAGGGGTGGGCAGCGGCAAATCCACCGTCTGCCGCATCCTGGAGGACCTGGGTATCCCGGTCATAGATGCCGACCGCATCGGCCACAGCGCCCTGGAGGACAGGGCCGTGACCGCAGAGCTGGTCCGGCTGTTCGGGCGGGATATCGCCCCTGACGGCAAGGTGTCGCGCAGGCTGCTGGCCGAGAGGGCTTTCAGGGATCGTGAAGCCCAGTCGGCTCTGAACGGAGCGACCCATCCCTATATTATCAAAAAAATTCAGGACGAAATTAGTCATTTCGGCCGAAAATATGATATAATAGCATTGGAACTTCCTTTGCTCTATGAGTGCAGCCTGCAGTGGCTGTGCCACAAGGTGTGGGTAGTCTACGCCTCGGAAGAGGCCAGGCTGGCCAGGCTGGAGAAGAGGGGCATGTCCCGGGAGGACGCCCTGAGGAGGATCCGGCTGCAGATGAGCCTTGAGGACAAGGCCCGAATGGCTGATTTTGTGATCGACAATTCTTTGGAGGGCTATACTCCCCGGGAGGACATAGTCCGGCAAATACAGCTTTACAGCGAGTAAAGCGCGCCGCCCCGGCGGCTCCAAGTTCTTTATTTTCTGCCCGACGCGGCATTACATAACGAAGAAATACGGAGGATTTAATTCTTTGAAGACCATTATGCGTTCAAAAATAACTCAGGTTATTTGCAAGCTTCTCACCATTGCGATGCTTGCCACCATTATTCCCGGCAACCTTACCGCCAAGCCTGCGTATGCTCAGGCCGGCGCCAGACTTGAGGATGCCATCGGCGTCAAAAAGGTAGCCGTGGTTGATTTCGTAAACGATTCCAACGCATACAACAATCTGATAGCCGAAAACGCTACCGCTCAGCTGATCAACGAGCTGGAAAAGAAGGATTTCGGATTTGAGGTCGTAGTCGAAAACCAGGACGAGATCAATGCCGCTCTTGACAAGCTCAACATCAGGACCCCTATGTCCAACCTGGACGCCGTCAGACTGTCCGAAGAGCTGGAAGTGGACGGTATTCTGGAAGGCTTCATCACCGGCATCACCGTTGACAACAAGTCCGACGTCAAGACCGCCAAGGTGGACATGACCGTCCAGTACGTTGACAAGGCCACCGGCGAAGTCACCGTAGGCGCCAACGCCTCCGGCACCTCCAGAGCCAGAGCGGGCTACGAGGGCACCGACGAGGATCTGGTGATCGAAGCTCTCGAAAGAGGCGTGTACAGCGTAGTGGAGAAGATCTGCTCCTACAAGGTCCCCACCGCTACCGTTTACATGACTGTGGGCGAGGACAACGTCATCCTGAACACCGGCGTCCGCGGCAACATCAGAAAAGGCATGAGAATGGTCGTGACCCGCGCCGAGACCACCATCGGTTACGTTGAAGTCATCAGCGCCGGCGATCTGGACTCCACTGCCAGGATCATCAAGCAGAAGATAGGCATCAAGCCCGAGGACACCTGCACCGCAGTGTATTCCGGAGCCTACACCTCGAAGAATGCTTCCAGCACCGACACTGTCACAGGCATCAGCACCGTCAACAGCGAAGCCAAGGCTGCCAAGGGCACCAAGCTGGGCAACGCCGGTATGGTCGCTCTGGGCGTGGCTGCCGCTCTGGGCATTGCCGCCCTGTTCTCTTCCGGCGGGTCTTCCTCTTCCGCTCCTTCGGCCGAAGCAGGCACCACCCCCGGTATCATCAAGGTCAAGGCCGTCAAGGGCAATATGGCCGGCAAGGTCAGCGCTCTGAACCTGTTCAGACAGGCCTCCAACGGTCCTCAGGAAGGTCCCTGGGTAATCAGCACCAGCGGCTATTCCGATATGAACGTCAACGTGTTCAACTGGGATCCCGAGAACGAAGGCACCCAGCCCGACGCCAACGTGCAGTACACCTACAGCGGTTACTGGACCACCACCGAGAACATAGTGGACGGCGACTCTTCCGAGACCAAGGAAGGCACCAGCCCTGCTTTCAAGGACATCAAGATCACCCGCTTCGCCAGAATAGTCGACCTGACCTTTGGTCCCACCGTATATTATGACGACGTGTACGACGGTACGGACTCTCCTACCTTCGTAAAGCCCACCGACTATGACATCAGCACAGTCAAGATGCTCTTCCGCGTCACCTTCTCCGCCGACAAGTCCGGCGTGGCCGACAAGGTGTTCAATCTGAACCCTATGGAGTCCTATGAAGAGGTGAGCCTGACCCAGGCCCAGTGCAGAGAGCTGGCCTCCTGGATCAAGGACAACGGCCTTGACATAGCTCAGGACAACGGCATGCCCTACACCTGCCAGTGGAAGGTGGACGTGCGCAACGAATATGACACTGCGACACAGTGGACTCTGGGAAGACCCGGCACGTTCCAGATAGTGGAATCTGCTCCCCTTCCTCCCTCTGTGCCCTAATTAACCAAGCAAATATGGGTGCCCCCCACAGGGCACCCGCCGTTATTGAATTTTTGATCGAGGACAAACAAAATGAAAAAGACATCTCTTGCTTTAATTTCATTAATAGCAATAGTCCTTGTATTGCTGTCCGGCCAGATCTTCGCCCAGGGCGTTGCGATCTCACGGTCGTATGAAGACGCCAACACCTATCGTCTGCTGGCAGGCTTTGGCATTTCCGGCACCTGTGACTGGAACAGCGAGGGTCTGACAAGGTATTACAAATCGGTGGATGAAGGCGTAT of the Abditibacteriota bacterium genome contains:
- a CDS encoding IS30 family transposase; protein product: YKREVAGHWEADTILSGSGKSKACFVTLAERKTRFYMAAKLPDKKAATIENAIVQMLSQFPQQLVKSITCDRGSEFASWASIEKRLNCDIYFADPYCAWQKGSNENSNGLLREFYPKGRNLSRVAPATLQRNLALINARPRKVLKFRSAQFLWDLEIQNCCT
- a CDS encoding ThuA domain-containing protein, giving the protein MAIRVTVWNEYRHERNLDHPIGKLYPQGIHGCIADFLNKSDDIVARTATLDEPEHGLTDEVLDNTDVLTWWGHMAHSEVSDAIVDKVQNRVLNGMGIILLHSAHFSKIFRRLMGTSCGLRWRELPNEHERVWVIDPSHPIAEGLGESFVVPHTEMYGEHFDIPNPEATVFISWYSGGEVFRSGCTWHRGKGKVFYFSPGHESCPIYKQPEVQQVITNAVRWAAPAKNSVFPMTASVHAANPPEPVK
- a CDS encoding glucose-6-phosphate isomerase, producing MIFQKVPLALDITNLLPFVSMEELCRREPAVSLCDRQLREGSCPGSAFTGWLDPGSILGPGEADKIREKAEYLRNNSDVLLVIGIGGSYLGARAVTDAILPSSDRVVFAGQNISAAYAESLKARLKDKKVAVNVISKSGTTTEPAIALRLFEDLVTDTSLMAVTTDRRKGALLDYAKAKGIDTFVVPDDIGGRYSVLSAVGLLPIAYSGIDVCALTEGARAAAEAFGKAPFDKNPALIYAAARHALMLKGCDIEIMSAFEPRLFYFAEWWKQLFGESQGKDGCGIFPASCMFSTDLHSLGQYIQQGRRDLFETFVMIDGDDSGPEVPYKDDNTDNMNYLAGKRLSWVNSMAYEATARAHTDGGVPNLTVYIARADEASVGSLIYFYELSCAISCLLTGVNPFDQPGVEAYKQYMFRLLGKPGYEPMKPDRESRTVVSL
- a CDS encoding dephospho-CoA kinase; protein product: MVIGVTGGVGSGKSTVCRILEDLGIPVIDADRIGHSALEDRAVTAELVRLFGRDIAPDGKVSRRLLAERAFRDREAQSALNGATHPYIIKKIQDEISHFGRKYDIIALELPLLYECSLQWLCHKVWVVYASEEARLARLEKRGMSREDALRRIRLQMSLEDKARMADFVIDNSLEGYTPREDIVRQIQLYSE